The following proteins are co-located in the Lacticaseibacillus paracasei subsp. paracasei genome:
- the hprK gene encoding HPr(Ser) kinase/phosphatase, translated as MADSVTVRQLVKATKLEVYSGEEYLDQRQVVLSDISRPGLELTGYFNYYPHERIQLFGRTEISFARNMSSEERLLILKRMATEDTPAFLVSRGLEAPAEMITAATAAHIPVLGSRLPTTRLSSLITEYLDSQLAERRSMHGVLVDIYGLGVLITGDSGVGKSETALELVQRGHRLIADDRVDVYQQDEQTIVGAAPPILSHLLEIRGLGIIDVMNLFGAGAVREDTTISLIVHLENWTPDKTFDRLGSGEQTQLIFDVPVPKITVPVKVGRNLAIIIEVAAMNFRAKSMGYDATKTFEKNLNHLIEHNEETDQNSSGDK; from the coding sequence ATGGCAGACAGCGTGACAGTGCGGCAGTTGGTTAAGGCAACCAAGCTCGAGGTATACAGCGGCGAGGAGTATCTTGATCAGCGGCAAGTCGTTTTGAGTGATATTTCGCGTCCCGGCTTGGAACTGACTGGCTATTTTAATTACTATCCACATGAACGGATTCAATTGTTCGGTCGAACGGAAATTTCATTTGCGCGAAACATGTCATCCGAAGAACGTTTATTGATTTTAAAGCGCATGGCAACTGAAGATACCCCAGCATTTTTGGTATCGAGGGGGTTGGAGGCGCCGGCAGAAATGATCACCGCAGCGACAGCGGCTCATATTCCTGTTTTGGGATCGCGTTTGCCGACGACGCGTTTGTCGAGTCTGATTACCGAGTATTTGGATAGTCAGCTGGCGGAGAGGCGCAGTATGCATGGGGTGCTAGTCGATATTTATGGGCTCGGCGTGCTGATTACCGGCGATTCTGGTGTCGGCAAATCCGAAACAGCGTTGGAATTGGTTCAGCGTGGGCATCGCTTGATTGCCGATGATCGGGTTGATGTTTATCAACAGGATGAACAAACCATTGTCGGGGCTGCACCGCCGATTCTTTCGCATCTGCTGGAAATTCGTGGCTTGGGCATTATCGATGTCATGAATCTTTTCGGTGCTGGCGCTGTTCGTGAAGATACTACTATTTCATTAATCGTCCATCTCGAGAATTGGACACCAGACAAAACCTTTGATCGGCTTGGTTCTGGGGAACAGACACAATTAATTTTTGACGTGCCAGTGCCAAAAATCACAGTGCCAGTCAAGGTCGGGCGTAACTTGGCCATCATCATTGAAGTCGCGGCCATGAACTTCCGCGCCAAGTCAATGGGCTATGACGCCACCAAGACATTTGAAAAAAATCTTAATCATCTGATCGAGCATAATGAAGAAACCGACCAGAACAGTTCGGGGGACAAATAA
- the lgt gene encoding prolipoprotein diacylglyceryl transferase, translating to MLLALNPIAFQLGGLEVHWYGIIIASAVLIAVYLAMREAPKRGIKEDHILNLILWALPFALIGARLYYVAFEWPYYAAHPGEIIAIWHGGIAIYGALIASVIVFAIYCRVQWLPVWLVLDIAAPTVMLAQAIGRWGNFMNQEAHGAVTTLAYLRGLHLPEFIIQQMNIGGAYRQPTFLYESMWNLVGFALLMTVRHHEHWFKQGEVVLSYVMWYSFGRFFVEGMRTDSLYVMPGLRVSQLLSIILFVAAAGLVWYRRRQGNVAWYLDGNPLKAVE from the coding sequence TTGTTATTAGCACTTAATCCGATCGCTTTTCAATTAGGCGGTCTGGAAGTTCATTGGTACGGTATCATTATTGCCAGTGCCGTTCTAATTGCGGTTTATCTAGCGATGCGCGAAGCACCCAAACGCGGGATTAAGGAAGACCACATTTTGAATCTTATCTTGTGGGCGTTGCCGTTTGCCTTGATCGGCGCACGGCTTTACTATGTGGCGTTTGAATGGCCTTACTATGCCGCTCATCCCGGCGAAATCATTGCTATTTGGCATGGCGGGATTGCGATTTACGGTGCATTAATTGCCAGTGTCATCGTTTTTGCCATTTATTGTCGGGTCCAATGGTTGCCAGTTTGGCTTGTCCTCGATATTGCTGCACCAACTGTGATGTTGGCGCAGGCAATTGGTCGCTGGGGCAACTTCATGAATCAAGAAGCCCATGGTGCTGTGACCACGTTAGCCTATTTACGCGGCTTGCATTTGCCAGAATTTATCATTCAGCAGATGAACATCGGTGGGGCATATCGTCAACCGACTTTTCTGTATGAAAGCATGTGGAATCTAGTCGGCTTTGCTTTGCTCATGACGGTGCGTCACCATGAGCACTGGTTTAAGCAAGGCGAAGTGGTGTTGAGTTATGTGATGTGGTACAGCTTTGGCCGTTTCTTTGTTGAAGGTATGCGGACCGACTCATTGTATGTCATGCCCGGGCTGCGTGTTTCACAATTGTTGTCGATCATCTTATTTGTTGCAGCGGCTGGCTTAGTTTGGTATCGGCGGCGGCAAGGAAATGTGGCATGGTATTTAGACGGCAATCCGCTTAAAGCGGTGGAATAG
- a CDS encoding NAD(P)H-dependent glycerol-3-phosphate dehydrogenase produces MPTKIAVLGAGSWGTVLANLLTENGHEVDLWSHNPDQVALMKRTHQNEHYLGAEFTLQPALHVTADLGQALDQAAVILFVVPTNAIRSVAEQVKPILQAHKGRGEQPIIVHAAKGLERGSELRISQVLAEVLPKELIQGIVVISGPSHAEDVATHDITTLTAASDDLKLAEKVQKLFMNDYFRLYTNTDVIGVEIGAALKNVIAIGAGALHGLGYGDNTKAALMTRGLAEISRVGVKLGAEPLTFIGLSGVGDLIVTCTSVHSRNWRAGNALGQGEKLPDVLKNMGMVVEGVSTTKVAHQMARELDVDMPITDAIYQVLYENAPIRTVITDLMKRSGKPEFDFDNASLQKP; encoded by the coding sequence GTGCCAACGAAAATAGCAGTGTTAGGTGCTGGTTCTTGGGGCACCGTGCTAGCCAATTTATTAACTGAAAATGGTCATGAAGTTGATTTGTGGAGTCACAATCCGGATCAGGTAGCCTTGATGAAGCGGACGCATCAAAATGAACACTATCTTGGTGCTGAGTTTACATTACAGCCGGCTTTGCATGTGACTGCTGACCTTGGCCAAGCCTTGGATCAAGCGGCGGTCATTTTGTTTGTTGTTCCAACCAATGCGATTCGCAGCGTGGCCGAGCAAGTTAAACCAATTCTGCAAGCTCATAAAGGGCGCGGTGAACAACCGATTATTGTTCATGCTGCTAAAGGACTTGAACGTGGCAGTGAGTTGCGCATCTCGCAAGTGCTCGCAGAAGTCTTGCCGAAGGAATTGATTCAAGGTATTGTTGTGATTTCCGGCCCGAGTCACGCCGAAGATGTCGCCACTCACGATATCACAACGTTAACCGCCGCTTCCGATGATTTGAAGTTGGCAGAAAAAGTGCAGAAGCTGTTCATGAATGATTATTTTCGGTTGTATACCAACACAGACGTCATTGGCGTTGAAATTGGTGCCGCTCTGAAAAACGTGATTGCCATTGGCGCTGGTGCCTTGCACGGTCTCGGCTATGGCGACAACACCAAAGCGGCCTTGATGACTCGCGGTTTAGCTGAAATCAGTCGGGTCGGCGTGAAGCTAGGTGCCGAACCGTTGACTTTCATCGGCTTATCTGGTGTCGGTGATCTGATTGTGACCTGTACCTCGGTCCACAGTCGTAACTGGCGAGCCGGCAACGCACTTGGACAAGGTGAAAAGTTGCCGGATGTGTTGAAAAACATGGGGATGGTGGTTGAAGGTGTCTCAACGACCAAAGTTGCCCATCAAATGGCCCGTGAACTTGACGTTGACATGCCAATCACAGACGCGATTTATCAAGTGCTCTACGAAAACGCGCCGATTCGTACTGTCATTACTGACTTGATGAAGCGTTCTGGTAAGCCGGAATTCGATTTTGACAATGCGAGTTTACAAAAACCATAA